The following are encoded in a window of Bos indicus isolate NIAB-ARS_2022 breed Sahiwal x Tharparkar chromosome 7, NIAB-ARS_B.indTharparkar_mat_pri_1.0, whole genome shotgun sequence genomic DNA:
- the DHPS gene encoding deoxyhypusine synthase isoform X2 has translation MVDVLVTTAGGVEEDFIKCLAPTYLGEFSLRGKELRENGINRIGNLLVPNDNYCKFEDWLMPILDQMVLEQNTEGVKWTPSKMIARLGKEINNPESVYYWAQKNHIPVLSPALTDGSLGDMIFFHSYKNPGLVLDIVEDLKLINTQAIFAKRTGMIILGGGMVKHHIANANLMRNGADYAVYINTAQEFDGSDSGARPDEAVSWGKIRMDAQPVKVYADASLVFPLLVAETFAQKVDAFTPEKNED, from the exons ATG GTGGACGTCTTGGTGACCACAGCTGGGGGTGTGGAGGAGGATTTCATCAAGTGCTTGGCGCCCACATACCTGGGCGAGTTCAGCCTCAGGGGGAAGGAGCTACGTGAGAACGGGATCaacag GATTGGAAACTTGCTGGTGCCCAATGACAATTACTGCAAGTTTGAGGACTGGTTGATGCCCATTCTGGACCAGATGGTGCTGGAGCAGAACACAGAG GGTGTGAAGTGGACACCTTCCAAGATGATCGCCCGGCTTGGCAAGGAGATAAACAACCCAGAGTCCGTGTATTACTGGGCCCAGAAG AACCATATTCCTGTGTTGAGCCCGGCACTCACAGATGGCTCGCTGGGTGACATGATCTTCTTCCACTCCTATAAGAACCCAGGTCTGGTCCTGGACATTGTTGAGG ACCTCAAGCTCATCAACACACAGGCCATCTTCGCCAAGCGTACGGGGATGATCATCCTGGGTGGTGGCATGGTCAAGCACCACATCGCCAATGCCAACCTCATG CGGAATGGCGCTGACTATGCCGTCTACATCAACACTGCCCAGGAGTTTGATGGCTCTGACTCAGGCGCCCGGCCAGATGAAGCTGTCTCATGGGGCAAGATCCGGATGGATGCACAGCCTGTCAAG GTCTATGCTGATGCCTCCTTGGTCTTCCCGCTGCTTGTGGCTGAAACCTTTGCCCAGAAGGTAGATGCCTTCACGCCCGAGAAGAATGAGGACTGA
- the DHPS gene encoding deoxyhypusine synthase isoform X1: protein MEGPQEREVPAAALAAVLKHSSALPFETAQVRGYDFNRGVDYRALLEAFSTTGFQATNFGRAVQQVNAMIEKKLEPLSEDEDQHADLTQSRRPLTGCTIFLGYTSNLISSGIRETIRYLVQHNMVDVLVTTAGGVEEDFIKCLAPTYLGEFSLRGKELRENGINRIGNLLVPNDNYCKFEDWLMPILDQMVLEQNTEGVKWTPSKMIARLGKEINNPESVYYWAQKNHIPVLSPALTDGSLGDMIFFHSYKNPGLVLDIVEDLKLINTQAIFAKRTGMIILGGGMVKHHIANANLMRNGADYAVYINTAQEFDGSDSGARPDEAVSWGKIRMDAQPVKVYADASLVFPLLVAETFAQKVDAFTPEKNED, encoded by the exons ATGGAGGGTCCCCAGGAGAGGGAGGTGCCCGCGGCGGCACTGGCCGCCGTGCTGAAGCACAGTTCGGCACTGCCGTTCGAGACCGCGCAGGTGCGGGGCTACGACTTCAACCGTGGCGTGGACTATCGCGCACTGCTAGAGGCTTTCAGCACCACTGGTTTCCAAGCCACCAACTTCGGGCGCGCGGTACAGCAAGTCAACGCCATG ATAGAGAAGAAACTCGAGCCGCTATCCGAGGATGAAGACCAACATGCAGACTTGACCCAGAGCCGACGCCCACTCACCGGCTGCACCATTTTTCTGGGCTACACATCCAACCTCATCAGTTCAGGCATCCGTGAGACTATCCGTTACCTCGTGCAGCACAACATG GTGGACGTCTTGGTGACCACAGCTGGGGGTGTGGAGGAGGATTTCATCAAGTGCTTGGCGCCCACATACCTGGGCGAGTTCAGCCTCAGGGGGAAGGAGCTACGTGAGAACGGGATCaacag GATTGGAAACTTGCTGGTGCCCAATGACAATTACTGCAAGTTTGAGGACTGGTTGATGCCCATTCTGGACCAGATGGTGCTGGAGCAGAACACAGAG GGTGTGAAGTGGACACCTTCCAAGATGATCGCCCGGCTTGGCAAGGAGATAAACAACCCAGAGTCCGTGTATTACTGGGCCCAGAAG AACCATATTCCTGTGTTGAGCCCGGCACTCACAGATGGCTCGCTGGGTGACATGATCTTCTTCCACTCCTATAAGAACCCAGGTCTGGTCCTGGACATTGTTGAGG ACCTCAAGCTCATCAACACACAGGCCATCTTCGCCAAGCGTACGGGGATGATCATCCTGGGTGGTGGCATGGTCAAGCACCACATCGCCAATGCCAACCTCATG CGGAATGGCGCTGACTATGCCGTCTACATCAACACTGCCCAGGAGTTTGATGGCTCTGACTCAGGCGCCCGGCCAGATGAAGCTGTCTCATGGGGCAAGATCCGGATGGATGCACAGCCTGTCAAG GTCTATGCTGATGCCTCCTTGGTCTTCCCGCTGCTTGTGGCTGAAACCTTTGCCCAGAAGGTAGATGCCTTCACGCCCGAGAAGAATGAGGACTGA
- the GNG14 gene encoding LOW QUALITY PROTEIN: putative guanine nucleotide-binding protein G(I)/G(S)/G(O) subunit gamma-14 (The sequence of the model RefSeq protein was modified relative to this genomic sequence to represent the inferred CDS: inserted 2 bases in 2 codons) — MSSKVTIGSDIGQARRAVEQLRMEAGIDRVKVRTXGEAGASERAGQVDGPAQVGLTGLVCRYPRXATDLLQFCTEQAKSDPFLVGIPAATNPFKEKKPCAIL, encoded by the exons ATGTCCAGCAAGGTGACCATTGGCAGTGACATTGGGCAAGCCCGCCGGGCCGTGGAGCAGCTGCGGATGGAGGCAGGCATTGACCGCGTGAAGGTGAGGA AGGGTGAGGCGGGCGCATCTGAGAGAGCAGGGCAGGTGGACGGCCCAGCCCAGGTCGGGCTAACCGGGCTGGTCTGCAGGTATCCAA CAGCTACCGACCTGCTGCAGTTCTGCACAGAGCAGGCCAAGAGCGACCCCTTTCTCGTGGGCATCCCAGCCGCCACCAACCCCTTCAAGGAGAAGAAGCCCTGCGCCATCCTGTGA
- the DHPS gene encoding deoxyhypusine synthase isoform X3, with protein sequence MPILDQMVLEQNTEGVKWTPSKMIARLGKEINNPESVYYWAQKNHIPVLSPALTDGSLGDMIFFHSYKNPGLVLDIVEDLKLINTQAIFAKRTGMIILGGGMVKHHIANANLMRNGADYAVYINTAQEFDGSDSGARPDEAVSWGKIRMDAQPVKVYADASLVFPLLVAETFAQKVDAFTPEKNED encoded by the exons ATGCCCATTCTGGACCAGATGGTGCTGGAGCAGAACACAGAG GGTGTGAAGTGGACACCTTCCAAGATGATCGCCCGGCTTGGCAAGGAGATAAACAACCCAGAGTCCGTGTATTACTGGGCCCAGAAG AACCATATTCCTGTGTTGAGCCCGGCACTCACAGATGGCTCGCTGGGTGACATGATCTTCTTCCACTCCTATAAGAACCCAGGTCTGGTCCTGGACATTGTTGAGG ACCTCAAGCTCATCAACACACAGGCCATCTTCGCCAAGCGTACGGGGATGATCATCCTGGGTGGTGGCATGGTCAAGCACCACATCGCCAATGCCAACCTCATG CGGAATGGCGCTGACTATGCCGTCTACATCAACACTGCCCAGGAGTTTGATGGCTCTGACTCAGGCGCCCGGCCAGATGAAGCTGTCTCATGGGGCAAGATCCGGATGGATGCACAGCCTGTCAAG GTCTATGCTGATGCCTCCTTGGTCTTCCCGCTGCTTGTGGCTGAAACCTTTGCCCAGAAGGTAGATGCCTTCACGCCCGAGAAGAATGAGGACTGA